A segment of the Zingiber officinale cultivar Zhangliang chromosome 8B, Zo_v1.1, whole genome shotgun sequence genome:
AATGCATCAATGAAGCTGCACTTATAATATATACTTAGGATTAATGGACATGCTGACGGTGATAAAGAACAATATCCATTTTAAAATAGAGTGCTCCAAATTGAAATAGAAgactaaaaaaaaacttaatccaGCAATTCAAAAGTGCAAAATTTTCAACAGTTGAACAAATTTCAATATAGTTCTATAGTCCTAAATAATGTCATCCTCCAAAGAAGCATAACTTCAACAATTGTATGTCCCACAGCACCAATTGAAACAAATGAGAAAAAGAATACATGGATTTCAAGAAGTACCATATACAACTATATGAATAGAAAAAAGAATGGGGAAAAAAAGAAATGTAATGATGTCCAGGGCGCAATCACTCATGTTAAAAGCTTAAAAGAAGGAATATTTAACTAGttataatttgaaaacaaatGGATATCAAGCAAATGAAAAGTCAGATATATTAGTTCAAAAGAATCACTGATTGTAACAATGCTCAAACAACTGGATTTCCATTCAATTTGCATACAAATTACAGATGAACAAGAGAATAATCACCTaaagctagttagaccaaaagcACATACGCAAGTCAAACAAACTATCAAAAAAGTCAGCATCAACACAATGTACATTGAAGTTCAAACCACGTTTCAAATATCAACACATTCAAAAGTTTCTGACAAAAACCAAAACAATATGGTTTCAGTATTGTACCATTCTATTTTGTTTAGGTGTTAGTAACTCCAATGATGAGGGgaatgaagaagaggaaggaggaagaagaagagggacttCTTCAAGGTTTTAGTCATTGGAAGTAAATCACTGCAAGCTCGCAGCTCGGAAGCAAGTCCTTTGATGCTTGGGCTCGGGTGGAGAGTCATAGAAAAAGCTCACAGCTCACTATATCTTGCAACGAAGGCAAAAAAAACACCCAACGGAGCTTGTGATGGAGGAAGCTCTGGTGAAGCTCGCGATAAAGGGGAAAGGCTTGAGACAAAAACAAAAGGATCACAACGGGTATCAGAAGCTATTCATGAGCACAATGAGATTCTGTGCTCATGTCAATCAACATGGAACAATATTTAAAACTATGGTTCAGAGCATGGTTTATAACCTCATTTTGAGTCAGTTGGCACAATACAAAGTTTTTGTTTCCCCAACCATCGATATGCGAGAAGCCTCAAAATCTTGAATAGGTGAGCAAACAAGGAAAGAATCTTTCATGAGGACCGAAATTGATTAAACGACACCTTTGATGCCTTCTGTGATGACTAAAATGAAGTGTCCAAGGCTTATATTTCCACCCCAAGATCTGCAAGGTTAGAGTGAGGACTCTTCGGGTCTAGAAAGGTGCGACGTTTGTGCCAGCATCACTAGGTACATTAGATGCTTCTCTCTGCTCTCTAAGACCGCAGAATTGACGTGTGGGATCCACGAGGTCTGTAAACTTTGTATAATGCTTGCACCGGTGACACTATGTTCACTTCAAGTCTTCCTTCTCTTCCCCTAGACCTGCAAGGTTGACGCAAGGCAATGAAGGCCCCGCTTTATTTTCCATAATCGATGCAAGGTACACCCGACTACATGCAACTTCCTTCAAAGTTTGATCCACGAATTCTTGCTTCTCCTCATCATTTTGATGTTTCCTCAACAGTTCCCATTCCTCCTCTCTTTCCCCCTTCTCTTCTAGTGTTTGACACAGATTTGGTACCAACACTCGGCACAAGCAGTAAATCTCGAGCTAGCTAGGGACCAAAACCTTAGTTGGGCTCAAGTTTTTAAACCTTTGTTTAAACATAGTTATGGTGTAAAACATTCAGTGGTCAATCCCACCTTGGATtgtgataagaaaaaaattaataaaaaataaaattaaaaagtggGAGTTACTAGATTCCACCAAAAAAacaatataaaattttgaaaggCAAACGGATAAAGTACTCTTGAATCTTGTGAACGACAGGATTGTCACTTGTCTCCCACCGCTCCCTCATGTCCTCTGCTAACTGCCAGCATAAAATAATCCTTATGAATACTATAACAGTCTTAGCTTTTACTTACGAACCACAGTTCACTAATAATAGTAATAGATATTCAGAAAGGTTTACCTCTTGTCCCTTTGTTACAACTGGTTGGCTATAGCCACTTAATCGCTTAAAGATAGGATGACTATGCATCTGAAAAGAACAAGTGACTCTTAAAAACAGAATGCAAAAGATTAGGGCTTCTTAGAAACAGATGATTCTGTCAAATGAAAAGCATCACAAGAATGTTCTCTTTTTACCTTCTTCTTGAATGCTTCCCATTTCTCACCTAATATAGATTTCTTGGAAGGAAGAACAGTAATGTCCGTTCTCATACTTCTTGGTTCCGATGAAACAGATGCAGATGCATACTGCATGCGTTTTCTGCTGTTTGGATTAGCCGTAAGCTCATCTTTCACCAAATTGTATCCTCTCATAGCTAAGTTGGAGATCtttgtttcctttattttctGAAAAGCTTGAGAGACTTTAGGAGAAGCTGAAGAAACTCTGTCCTTGAATTTCCCAAAGAGTGACTCTGTTTGCCCCATAGATTCTTTGTTTTCTTTGTCTTTACCTTCAGAGTTTTCTGCTTCTGTCTCTGTTTTATTTTCACCATTCAATCTGGAAGTGCTTGTTGAACTGGAAGAAGATTTAGAAGGTTCTTCCTTATTAAGCCCAAAGGTTTCTTCAACCTGAACAGGATACGCTTggacaagtaaaaaaaaaatagaagaaaactGAATATTGTATAAGAAGATTTAATGTGTTACTTTTACAATATTATATAACTGTTCTTCTCTTTTTGAAAGGTTTTGAAGAGCTGTTATTTACTGGGTAACATTCTACTGATTTGGAAGATCCAAATTATTATGTTGTCACATTTTCTTCCTATTAGAACAGATATTTACAATTACCGTGTTTGTAACTTCATCAAACCATGATGACTCATATTTAAGTCTGAATGTAGTTTCTTTTGCACTACAAAGTACAGATCTCTTCTGTTTCTAATGTTAGAATAACTAGCAACATAAAGATAAACAGTTTTTGATTACCTCTTCTTTAGCAGAAGATAGCTGCTCTTTCACATTTTCAGAAACCTGATAAGCAAATGAATGCAGAAAGGAATGACAAACAATAACATACTTAGAAAACAATAACCAAGAACAGAAGATATGCCTAATCATTGAACTTGTGGGAACAACCCCATGAGAAATGAGAAATATATGTGGATCCTAATCAAAATCATAACCAACACAACAACAATCCATGTTTTCCTCACTATTTGGGATTAGTTGCATGGATCTTATTTCTCTATCAAACCTGATGCAAGGCTATATTACTTAATAAAaatcatgatgagagaagataagGAGGGCAATTAAATTGTGTTACTAGAAGCTTGGATTATAATTTAGAATACATAGAAATATACTAAAACATTAGTGTAACAATGCAAATAAGATGATCAATGAACCATCACAAAAATTAACATCTAAAATCTCAGGATAGATTCTCCAAAAACAGTGGTTAATGATCTTTCAAGATGGACAAGGAAAGACATGTCACATTACAAATTATGATTTATGAGGGCTAGAATCCACCATTATTCTACAAGAGATACTTTAACTTCATGGATTGCACAAATGGTTTGTCAAAGTTATGAGGATGGATCATTTACATAATTTTGCTAAAGTAATGGGAATGAACCATTCATATGAACGTTGCACAATATATGTGTACAAGTAGGAAGTCATTTCCTTCATAATGATGGGAAAAATTTCAACTACCAAAACTAACCAAAATTTGTATATGAATATGCAAAAATGAAGTGGCAATAAGATAACAGTCATCATCTATAGTTGAGGAATAAGAACTGGAACCATGGAACCAACCTTCTTGGATACTGTTTCTGCTTCTTCCCAGATATCATCGACTTTCCTATATAATTTTTCTGTGGATTTCTGTGTTCTGCATTCAATAGTCTAGTCAGATCCATATAAACAGCCAAACTGTTTTCTGGTAAAAGGAATGCCTTAACCAAGTAGTCCATGACCACAGTAAGCAAATTAACAAAAAAAGCATTAAAGATCTTTTGCTGAAAGACTACCTTGCTTTGAGATCTTCCTTCATCACCCCAATTTTCTCACTTAATTCGCTCATAGATTGTTGAAATTCCGTATTACTGTCTTCAATAAAAAGAATATACAATTCAAAATACAGCACATAGTAGGTGTTATAGCTTTTATCTAGCAAGCTTTAGCATCAAAAGATATAAGTGGGTTATCATCTATATTTCAACAGAAAAATGCATGAAGATTCCTCATATTTATTCTACCATTGAAGAGCAGAAGAAACCTGCAAAAACAATACTCTAAGAGGAAACGGAAAAAGATAAAGGttaaaactgaaatactaacacatTAGTAAAAGAAGCAAATCCAAAGAAACAGAACACCTTCCGCAGTGTAAGTAAATGTGGCTTTGAGATTTGAGAGTTCAATTGTAATAGGTTTTCCTTGTTGCCATTTCTCCAAGAAAACTTTTGGTTGTATGAGCAACCCACTACTTATTCTTGCTCTAATATTTAATGATTTCTTCTTCCCATTTTTCAACCAAAACTTGCACAACAtttcttttacaaaagattataTTTCACTTAAATCAGACACCTCCTTGCCATTTACTGCCATTGCTACTCTCTAATTGCTAACCTAATAAACATTCCTTACAAAAAAGCTAGTATTTGATATTTTGGTTACAGGTTACGAGAAAAGGAACATTCACAAATAGAAATTGGAATGAGTAtagcaatcaattaatatgataaAACGTCTGTatcatgttgattttttttttaaaaaaaaacatagttgGCATTGACATattgttttaaaagaaaattctccttcaagACTAACTATTGAAATCACAAAGATTTATGCTAAATCAGCAATAGTCCAACACAGCTAAATTATATACAATTTTCTCCATTGGTTAAAATCAAGTACCATTTTTTCTGCAAGGGACTCAGTAGTCGCACCATGTGAGGCCAGTACCATAAGTTGAACAATAGCAAATCAAAAGAGgcaaaaaaaaatcatgttaCCCTTTAGCTTCCCCTTTCAACTGCTTGGAGAACTCATTGAATACACCAAACTGCCGATAATTTGAGTGCCTTGGCTTAATCACTTGAAAATGAATATTCCATGCCTAACCAAGATAGAACATTCAAATTCATGACTTAGAAAAATAAATGAACCCTGTCATCAACTTTGTAAAGAGCAAAGAATGAGGAGAAACTGCTTTGTGGAAGTCGTGTTAGCGCTAGCGCATGCTATCGTCGCCAATAACGAAAGACGGAGCGTACCTGTCTCGATGCCAAGAGTATGGGCCGCTTCCTCAAGGCTCTTGGTAACCAGGCGGACGCCATTTAGAAATCGAAATCGGAAACTGAGACGGGATACAGCGAATTCGAGAGCAGGGATTCGAGGGGGGCGGCGGCGGCGGGAGGCTAATTGGATTCGCAAATTGACTTCGACTAGAGCAGAAGAGCTGAGACGCCAAGATGAATTTTAGGGTTTAGGAAGGGAACGCGGCGTGCGGTAAAACATATCagaatttctttttattattgttttttcgattttgaatttaaaaaaattaatatttccttAATAAATCCAATATATCCCTTAAACATATTATaatactccataaatacttaaatttattttatttttaatttttctttttactaaatactataatcTAATTAAAAAGTCTGAACCCaaagataaaatcttaaaaataaaattaatttacaaattagaaCCCAATTAGGAAACATCAATCCTAAATAAAAtcttatataaatattttaattattttttaattcaaaattttaaaaaactattaaaaGTCACGCACTGTACATGTCACGCATGATATCACAGTGCTTTAACGGGGCGAATTCATATAAAAGCCCAAATTATATGAATTTTGATATCCCGCGCAATACACACAGTGTgtgacttttattttttttattttgaattaaaaaataattaaaataattatgtaAGATTTCATTTTAGGATTGATTTTTCCTAATTGGATTATAATTTgtaagttttttttgtttttaagattttatctctAGGATTCAGACTTCCcaattggattatagtatttagtaaaaataaaaattaaaaatgaaataaatttaagtatttatgaaGTATTATAatatgtttaggggatatattcaTGTATTAAGATTTATCTaaggaaatattaattttttttaattcaaaattgaaaaatataataaaaagaaattcTGATATGCTACGcaagtgtgtgtgtgtatatatatacctCTCGCCTGCGGTGTTTCGGTGCGCTTTTGGTGCGAAAACGATTACCTGGACGCCACGTCAAGCAAGTTAAAGCAAGTGGAAACAAGCCGCGTCAAAACAAAAACATCTCCTCTCGCCGCGGTGCTCAACTCTCCAAACAAAAAACCCTAGCAGTCTCTCCCTGCACCGCACCTCTCTCCCCGCGATCCCTCCCTCACCGTGCCTCTCTCCCGGCGATCCCTCCCTCGTCGCAACTCTCTCGCCGCAAACATCTCCTCGTTGCAGTGCTCAACTCTCCAAACAAAAAACCCTAGCAGCGATCAACGCCTCTCTCCCTACGCTGCGCCTCTCTCCCCGTGATCCCTCCCTCGTCGCAGCACTCTCGCCGTTGAGCACCCTGCGAGATCTCCCTCCCTCGCTCGCCTCTCTCGCTAGAACCCTAGCTGCGGCCTCCCTCCCACCAAAACACCGCCTCTCTCGTCGCGAGCAACCCGCGAGAACCCTAGCTGCGACCTCTCTCGCCGCAAGCAGCCCGTGAGAACCCTAGCTCCTCTCTCCCCGTGCCTGGGTTCCTCGCCGCCACGAAGCCGACGAAGTCTCACAGGCGCCCTTCCATCCCTGCTCAGTTGTTGGTGGAAACCAGGTAATTTCCCAAAAATTATGCTGAAGCTTTTCTTAACTTGTTTACTCTGATGCGAACAACTATGGTTTCATTAGCTGATGTTTTCTGATTTGCCATTCTCATTTTCCAAGTCATCTGTTCTTTATTTCATCTCAATTCGTACATAAATTGATCAAAGATAACTTCTGAATATTGTTCTCTTTGCATAATTCAGTCCTGTTTGCAGAATATGCCTCTGCAAGGTATATGTAAAACAAACATATATAGATGTTGAGATCATGATTATGCAACTTAAGtttgttggaaacaatatcaagttTAGAGTTTAGTGTCTCTGTTAAGTTAATTGAAAAACTTAAGTTTGTTGTTTATTCTGAAATAAGATGtagtatttattcatttatttatttatctattgtcTAATATAATGTGAGGGGcacagaaatggaagaaaatagaggTGATGATCAGGACTTCATTCCCCAAGTTAcagatgatcgaaagcc
Coding sequences within it:
- the LOC122014862 gene encoding mitochondrial import inner membrane translocase subunit TIM44-2-like isoform X1, with protein sequence MASAWLPRALRKRPILLASRQAWNIHFQVIKPRHSNYRQFGVFNEFSKQLKGEAKGNTEFQQSMSELSEKIGVMKEDLKARTQKSTEKLYRKVDDIWEEAETVSKKVSENVKEQLSSAKEEVEETFGLNKEEPSKSSSSSTSTSRLNGENKTETEAENSEGKDKENKESMGQTESLFGKFKDRVSSASPKVSQAFQKIKETKISNLAMRGYNLVKDELTANPNSRKRMQYASASVSSEPRSMRTDITVLPSKKSILGEKWEAFKKKMHSHPIFKRLSGYSQPVVTKGQELAEDMRERWETSDNPVVHKIQDLNETVFGETATALSFKEIRRRDPSFSLPDFVAEVQEMVRPVLTAYFKADLETLKKYCTPEVIERCKGERNAYESQGMFFDNKILHISEVDVRETKMMGSSPLIIVAFQTQQIYCVRDREGSITAGGKDSIQTVLYAWAMQLIDIEELGEGAYFPQWKLREMQQLGFQALI
- the LOC122014862 gene encoding mitochondrial import inner membrane translocase subunit TIM44-2-like isoform X2; this translates as MSELSEKIGVMKEDLKARTQKSTEKLYRKVDDIWEEAETVSKKVSENVKEQLSSAKEEVEETFGLNKEEPSKSSSSSTSTSRLNGENKTETEAENSEGKDKENKESMGQTESLFGKFKDRVSSASPKVSQAFQKIKETKISNLAMRGYNLVKDELTANPNSRKRMQYASASVSSEPRSMRTDITVLPSKKSILGEKWEAFKKKMHSHPIFKRLSGYSQPVVTKGQELAEDMRERWETSDNPVVHKIQDLNETVFGETATALSFKEIRRRDPSFSLPDFVAEVQEMVRPVLTAYFKADLETLKKYCTPEVIERCKGERNAYESQGMFFDNKILHISEVDVRETKMMGSSPLIIVAFQTQQIYCVRDREGSITAGGKDSIQTVLYAWAMQLIDIEELGEGAYFPQWKLREMQQLGFQALI